The Drosophila innubila isolate TH190305 chromosome 2L unlocalized genomic scaffold, UK_Dinn_1.0 4_B_2L, whole genome shotgun sequence genome segment TCTACGTGAGCTAACCGAATTTCTACGTCTGCAGATGCAATGTGGCTATCCGGAACGTGGTATACCAATCCTGGCTCCAGCTCAGAGGGCCTTCAAGGCGATTGACATCAGTACAGATAGTTTTCGGTATGACTAACTCGACATCGAAAATTGCATTGAGAATGATATTTAACATTCGGTTTGCAGCTGTGAGGGCAATTTTACGGATCTGTCCGTAGTGGGTCTGGATGGATTTGAGTTCTATAAACTCAAATGGAGCAATATAAAGCATAACATCCAGTTCGATATGACTTTTCCTCGCATTCAGCTGAACAGTTCAAACTACAAGCTGAACATTTTAAGTCACCTGCTTGGCTCTGATGTGTCCATGTGGGGCGATGGTGTCTTCGATCTGGAACTAATCAATCTGCGTGCCAATGGAAGCTTCGTCATACGTCCCTCAACTCTTACCCAGGGAACACACATCAAGAGCTGGAAAGTTGATTGGCAGCTGGGCAAGTCCAACTCCAAGATCACAGGAATTATGGGCAAAAATTTAATGGTCTCAAAGATTTTTAACCAATTTATCGATGAATTTTTCGAGCTGTTAATCAACGATAATCCAAATGAGATCTCTCAGTTTATGGAGCAATTGATAGTGTCACCAATGAACTCTGTGCTAGAGAATGTAGCCTGGTATGAGATATCAGCTATCATTTTGGGTCTGGTTAAGGGAATATTGCCGGTAGAGCccatttgttaaaatattgtcTAATGAGCGAttgatatattatatttgttttttcttaagaaataattataacaataaagtagcagtgcttttttttaaataatattgaaatggaCTTTTTatgctctttcttttttttttttaagtacatctttagttaattttaaactagttTTGTTTGCTCGTAAAGttgactaattttaaattatttttttttcaatattcaatgtgtttctaataaaaataatctttatgTTCTGCATTTTGCAGGTAAGAGCGATAAGATTTCAAAGCTAAAACAAAGTCCATGAGTAAGTAAACATAACAATCATCAGGAAAATTCtgaaaaattatcaatttattcCATTATTCGGTTTTGACTCGTTCTAATCGATTTTACCATAAATTACGGTCATAATATGAAAGTGAGCCAAAGTAGGGGAAGGCTAGAAAAAATTCCATAATCGGATTTAAGTGTCGCCGAGAGCGCCAGCGGGACATCTCAATTCATTGGCCGACATCCTGGTTCGTTGTCCGTTGTCCTGGCTTTTGGTCTGCTGCATTGTCAGCCCGACAAAGCAATGCACGAGTCGTAACACAGCATGAGTACAACGGGTGGTCCTTTGGTCCAACACTTTCTAGCCTCGACACAGGATTTGCGACACCCGTTAAAAACCGACTAAGAGACAGCCTGTGGCAGATGTTTTTcaatctttatattttttgttatttgttaaaatgtataacgtcattatttgttgttaattagtGCAAATCGTGTAGTTGAGCTACATTTTCTTGATCCTTTGGTGTAATCGCTTATCCTTGCTGTTGGGCTCT includes the following:
- the LOC117780173 gene encoding uncharacterized protein LOC117780173, yielding MRSSFLILCVLLCCSLGSSTLFDDDLRELTEFLRLQMQCGYPERGIPILAPAQRAFKAIDISTDSFRCEGNFTDLSVVGLDGFEFYKLKWSNIKHNIQFDMTFPRIQLNSSNYKLNILSHLLGSDVSMWGDGVFDLELINLRANGSFVIRPSTLTQGTHIKSWKVDWQLGKSNSKITGIMGKNLMVSKIFNQFIDEFFELLINDNPNEISQFMEQLIVSPMNSVLENVAWYEISAIILGLVKGILPVEPIC